The DNA segment CTGACTGATCACCCCGACGGAAGCCTGGAATGTCGTATGCAGATCGCCGAACCCCGCGAGATGTACCCTTGGATCCGCGGCTGGGGCCCGGATGTACAGATACTGGAACCCGAGTGGCTGCAACAGCAGCATAAAGAGGATATTCGGGCCATGGCGCGGATGTATGGGGAGGCGGAATGAGCGGGAATGCAGGTGAGGGTATGAATTCGGCAGGTTTTTCCGGAAAAAAGCGAAAAACTTTCGCCGGTGTTTCATTAGGTGAAACGGGGAGGGGGTAGGATGGTATCATGGAATATTTGAATAATCTGAAAGCGATTCTCCACTCCAAACGTGCGAATATCTTTTACCTGGAAAAATGTCGTGTTTTAATGAAAGACGGCCGGGTTGTATATCTTACCGAGACAAAAAAAGAAAATCAGTATTTTAATATTCCAGTTGCGAATACGACGGTTATTTTGCTCGGCATGGGAACTTCGATAACCCAGGCTGCGGTAAGAATGCTCGCTTCGGCAGGCGTCTTACTTGGCTTCTCCGGCACCGGAGGGACACCTTTGCTGATGGGGGCAGAGGTTGAATGGATGACTCCGCAAAGTGAGTATCGTCCGACAGAATATGTACAAGGATGGTTGTCCTTTTGGTTTGATGAAAGGAAACGTCTCTCGGTTGCAAAACGCTTTCAAGAAGCAAGAATCGAGTATCTTGTAAAGGTGTGGGGGAAGGATAGAGATCTTCAGGACCATCAGTTTTTCTGCGATGAGGATGATATCCAGCGCTCCCTGGAAGCGTTTCGCAAGGAGATTTCTGGTGCTAACTCTGTAGAATCATTATTGAGTAGCGAAGCTCAATTAACAAAGCGCCTGTACAAAGCAGCGGCGAAGCGAACTGGCCATGGGAAATTTATTCGTGAACGTGAGGCAATAGACAGCGCAAATACCTTTCTTAATCACGGAAATTATCTGGCGTACGGACTTGCTGCGACATGTCTGTGGGTTCTTGGAATTCCACATGGCTTTGCAGTTCTGCATGGAAAAACCCGACGTGGGGCTCTGGTTTTTGATGTGGCGGATATCATCAAGGATGCGATCATTTTGCCATGGGCCTTTATCTGTGCACAGGATAAATTAAAGGGGCAGGAGTTCCGTCAGCATTGTCTGATACAGTTCACCAAGCATAGGGCCCTAGAGCATGTATTTGAACTGGTAAAGGATGTTGCAATCAGCAAGGGTAACATGGAAGAGCAGGTATGATCGTTACGTTTATCTCCCAATGCGAAAAGAAAGCACTAAGTCGTACACGACGAGTGCTTGATACATATGCTTCCAGGATAGGCAGCAGAACCTGGCAGACGGTAATCACCATGGATGGCTTGGCTGCGATCAAAAAACACCTGCGCAAGACAGCAACAAAAAACACCGCAGTTGCTTGTCACTGGATGCGAGGTAAGACACGGACGGAATTGCTCTGGGTGGTTGGTAACAGGCAGCAGTTCGATTCTGAAGGGGTTGTACCTGTACATTCGACTCAGAGGGATGTGTTTTCCGGATTAACCGAAAGTGATTGGGATCTCCTGCCGCAGATAAAGATTGTTGCTGCCATCTCTGCTTTGTTTCATGACTGGGGCAAGGCTTCTGAGCTATTCCAGTCAAAGCTGCGTCCGAGTGATAAAAGAAAGGAAAAAGTTCTTGGCGATCCGGTTCGGCATGAATGGGTGTCGTGTTTCCTGTTTGCAGAATTTGTCAGAAGCTGTGGCTCAACGGACCGAGAGTGGCTTGATGCATTGTCTGACGGTAGACTGGATGAGAAAAAAATCATCCAGTCTGTGCAAGCATCTGAAAAAACACTGATTGAAAAAGTGAGGCATGTTCCGGCAGATCTGCCGCCTCTGGCCAGCGTCGTTCTGTATATCCTGCTGACACATCATCGCCTCCCTGTGTACCGTGGATCTGGTCGATCACAATGGAAAGGGGTAAAGCGAGGCTCATTCAAGGAGTTGTTGCAAATAATCAGCTATGAATGGAGTTATGCCAATTATCTGGAGACTGAAGATCAGCGATGCAGATTGCCCCTTTGTTTTTCATTTCCACATGGTATATGTACGGATTCGCCGGCATGGATGAAGCAGATTAAAAAGTGGTCGCAAAGAGCACTGGAAAGGTATACATCCTTTTCAGAAATCATTAACTCGCCAGGATTTCGCAGCCTCATTCATTTTTCGAGATTAGCTGTTATGCTGGGTGATCATATCTATTCATCGCAACAGGCAGATCCCTCGTGGAAAACCGACATCCCACTGTACGCAAATACTGAGAAAGATAACAGTTTAAAGCAGAAACTTGATGAGCATTTGGTTGGTGTTATGAAGCAGGCGCTCAAAACAGCACACTTGCTTCCAAGACTAGAGTCATCGATGGATGAAGCCCGTGATGTCCAGAGCCTGAAGGCTGCGGCAAGACCTGGAACAAAATATTACTGGCAAGATAAAGCGGTAGAGAAGATTCTGGCATGGAGAACCGAACAGGCAGAGTTACTCAAGAAGCAGGATCAGTCGTTCGGGTTCTTCACGGTTAATATGGCAAGTACGGGGTGCGGCAAAACAACTGCCAATGCGAAAGTTATGCAAGCTTTGTCCCGGGATTGTGACAGCTTGCGATATATTCTGGCGCTTGGCCTGCGAACATTAACGTTGCAAACCGGTGATGAATACAAGGAACGTTTGGGACTGGATGAAACCGAGCTTGCAGTATTGATCGGGTCTAAAGCCATTGCAACACTGCACCGTGAATGGCACAACGCACAACAAAACGAAGATAGTGAAGACACGGTTGAGATGAGTTCAGAGTCCCAGGAAACACTACTGGATGACCATATTGACTTTGCCTGTGACATACCTGAGGGTGATCTTCGTACACTCCTCCAGACAGAGAAGGATCGACAGATGCTGTTTGCTCCTGTGTTGTCTTGTACGATCGATCACATGATGGCTGCTACCGAAACCACCAGGGGTGGCAGATGGATTTTGCCGTTTATGCGTTTGATGACCAGCGATCTGGTGATTGACGAGATCGATGATTTTTCCGGCACAGATATGATTGCAGTTGGGCGCTTGGTATTTCTTGCTGGTATGTTGGGCCGAAAGGTAATGATCTCCTCGGCTACAATTACTCCCGATATCGCCGAGGGCTATTTTCATACTTATCACCAAGGATGGACTACCTACACAGCATCGAGAAATGCAAATGAAACTGTAGGTTGTTGCTGGATCGACGAATTCAGAACTGTTACATCGACTGTACAGGATTCTGATTCAATCAGCGCATCGCGCAACTTTGCCAATCATCATAATCATTTTATTGAGAAGCGGGTTCGCAGCTTACGCTCTCAAAGGAACCAGAAAGGTGCTCGCAGGGTTGGTCAGTTAATTCAATGTAAAGATCTTCTCGAAATTGGATCTGAAGTAGAGCGGGAAGAAGCTCTTTTTGAGCGCTCTGCGCAGACCATATTGAGTCTTCATCAGGACAACTGCCATACCGATCCCGTGACCGGGAAAACTGTTTCCTTTGGCTGTGTGCGAATGGCAAACATTGATCCCTGTGTTTCTATGACGAAATATCTGCTTGGCTTTCAATGGCCGGAAGATGTTTGTGTGTATGCTATGGCATATCATTCCCGTCAGGTTCTACTGTTGCGGAATGAACAGGAGCGACACCTCGACAGTGTACTGAAATGTAAAACCGAGGAGCCCCGACGTGCAGCATTCAGTAACCTGGTAATTCGAAAACAAATAGAAAAAAATGCTGCTGCGAATATTGTATTCGTGCTTGTAGCAACACCGGTAGAAGAGGTTGGTAGAGATCATGATTTTGATTGGGCGATTATCGAGCCTTCTTCGTATCGGTCAATTATTCAGCTGGCAGGGCGAGTAAGGCGTCATCGCAGCACTGTTGTACAGAAGCCGAACATTGCTATTCTGGAATTCAACCGCAAAGGTTTGCTTTCTGAAGGAGACCAGCCTGTATTTACCCGCCCTGGATTTGAAACCGACAGTATGCTCTTGAACTCTCATTCAATGGCCAGTTTGGTCAACGTACGAGATATGGAAAAGGGGATCGATGCGGTTCCCAGGATCAGCCGGAATCAGGAGCTGAAACCGAAGGATTCATTGGTCGATCTGGAGCACAACAGTATTCATTGCAGTTTGACACACTACAAGCAAGTACCAGGGCCCGAGACTATGCATGGATGGCACCATAATAGCTTCTGGTGGTTGACCGGTCAGGCACAACAATACAATTACGCGCCGTTTAGAGCGGGAGAATCGCAGATTGAGATTTGCGACATATACACTGAAGACGGGAATTATTTCGGTGAATGGGAACAACGAAACAAAATTTGGCTAGATCGTGAATTAGTGTACAGGATAGATAGGGAGCGAGATAGCGATATGGGATATGAGCGATTATGGTTGCATCGAGACTATCGTGCATTACTGGAAAGGAGGGAAGATCAGTATGGGGAGTCACCAGGAAAAGCATCCGGAGTTTTCGGAAGGTTGACGTTTCCTAAAAGATTTGAAGGCAGCAAACTATTGTATTCCGAGCAGTTTGGTTTGGTTGAGAACAGGCGAGAATGAAAAGGAGGGCGAATGAGTGAAGAAGTGCGTGTTTTTTTTGCAGCAAGGCGGGAAGCGTGGCTGAAAAGCCCGGATCAGCGAAAAAAAATCAAGAACGGTGTTTCGGAGGAGGAACTGGAGCAAGAGGCAGATGAAAAATTTCATCCGGCAGAGTGGTGTGCAGAAAATGCTCGCAGAGCAAAGTCGCTTAGTTTGGTAACTCATAACCCCAAGTTTTCCCATCCCGATATTAAGATTAAAGATGTAAATGTGATACAGGTCACAGCTCAGCAGAAGGACGATGGTTATTTGCGTACAGGAAATTGTGAGTATAAGTCCGACGCCTATGGAGATGCAGCATCACTTGCAGTATTAAAATTCTTGCAGCTCGAGATGACAGACGGTAGAACTGTTTTGGAGCACTTTGAACGCAGCTCTGAAGAATTACGTAAGGAAATCGGGGTATCAGCAGGTCAATTTGCAGAGATGCGAGAACAATTTCTTAATATAACGATGCCTAAAAGCAAAGACACAACGAGTGATCTCTTGAAACAAGTCTATTTCCCGGTAGGAGATGATTACCATTTGCTTTCATTGATTACGCCAGGCGGGTTGATTTCTGTTCTAAAGCAGCGAATTGATGATGTGCGATTCGGAAATGGTGTGAATGAAGCTAGAGATCAAAAAAGAAACGGGAAGTTCAGTGAGTGTGGCTATGCCGACATCCCGAACCTAGCTGTCATCGGATATGGTGGAACAAAAGCGCAGAACATAGGTCAATTAAATCTCGGGAATGGTGGTAAAGCAACTATGCTTATGACCTTACCCCCTGCTCTGCAAGACAGGAAGGTATACCCACCGCGGACCAATTTTTTCCGGAACTGCTTGCGCGTTAATACTGTTGAGGAGTTTTTTGACTCATTAGATCACTTGAGAGCAATAGATTATAACAACGCCTCAATACGGAGCGCAATTGAGCACTGGTACAAGAAGATTATTGACCAAATAGTTGCCCAGGCATGGGCCATTCGTCGTGAATGTACCGGTTGGTCGTATGATGAGCGTTATTCCGCTGTTCCTTTGTATCAAAAACTCTGGCTTGATGAAGCCAGACAAAGTGAACGGGACTTGAGCGAAGATTGGCAGCAATCGGTAATAGAGAATATGGTCCAGTGGATACGTATGACATACGAAAAGCGCAAGAACATGAAGGGACCAAAATTTGATAGTACCGAGATTCAATTCATGACCAGACTGGCCAGCGAAAGCAAGGAGGGTCTGGTATGAAACGGTTGCTAATTATCCCTCACTTAATAGTTCAGAATGCGAACGCACAGTCGAGCCCGTATACACTCGGATTCCCTGCCATGACTGCCTTTCTTGGGGCTACCCATGCTTTTCAACGGATTTTGTCAAAGCAATATCCTGAGTTCCAGGTAAAATCCACAGGTGTAGTATGTCACAATATGGAATTGCGTACTCACAAGGGATATGGAGATTTCGTTCATTCGGTAATCAATACTGCCAATCCGATAACGAAGGATGGCAAGCGGCCTTCCTTTATCGAAGAGCCAAAATGTTCTCTGGATATTACCCTGATTATGGAAGTAGATGGTATGCCATTGGGGAGTGAAGAGCACAAATTCCAGAAAACTGCTTCGGAGGTTCTCGATTCAAAAATGCGCATTGCTGGCGGTGATATTCTTGCATATCAGCCGATGATATATCAATCGGTTGATTCGGAGGATCCGGTGACACTTTCCAGGTTCAAGCGATTGTTAATGCCGGGGTATGTATTGGTTGAACGTCGAGACCTCATGATCCAGGAAATGCAGGATGGAAATGATGCCTTGGATGCGCTGTTGAATTGCATGAAGATAGATCATTCTTGTGAGCAATCTGAAGACGGAACCGTGGAATGGCAAAGTAAACGGAAATATCCCGGGTGGCTTGTTCCTGTAGCTGTTGGCTACCAGGGTGTGTCTGAGCTTGGAAGGGTGAGCCGGCAGCGAGATCCAACAGTACAACATCGCTTTGCGGAGGCAATAGTCACACTCGGAGAATTCGTTATGCCATACAGATTGAAAAAGGTTGATAGTCTGTTGTGGCATTACGAATCTGATCAGGAAAAAGGTTTATATTTCTGTACACAAACAAATAACCAAAAATAGCAGGAGGACGAAATGGCGAAATCAAAGGAAACAATGGCATCTGTATTGGCGTATGAGAAGAAAATAGTACCTTCGGATGCCCGTATGTATGGCACAATCTGGGAGGCAAGGCATTCCGAAAGGAAACCGTTGAACATTATTGAGAAGTCAATCCGGGGAACGATATCTAACAGGTTAAGTACGGCTCTGAAAAATGACCCTTCAAAAATCGATGCTGAGGTAGAAAAAGCCAATCTCCAAAAAGTTGACAGTTGTGGTTTAGCGATGGAGCAGGATACTCTTTGTATTGAATTCACCTTGAAGGTTCTGAGTGGTGTGGAAAATCCCTCTGCATGTAACAATGTGCAATTTCTGGAAACATATCAGATTGCTGCACAGGATTACATTGCCAGGGAGAATTTTACCGAGCTTGGAAAACGGTATGCAGTTAATATTGCAAACGGACGTTTCTTGTGGCGAAATCGCTTCGGGGCGGATTCAGTCGAAATCAGAGTCGAGCAATTGGGGAGCGATGAGCATGAAGAGCCGATGATCTTCAATGCTTTTTCGTATTCGGTAAAGAGTTTCGATACGGATGACACCGATGTGCAAAAGCTGGGAAATGAAATCGCAAAAGTACTGTCGGGAAAAGTGTCGCACAAATTATTCAGGATTTCTGCATATGCCAAGGTGGGTCTGGGTCAAGAGGTCTATCCAAGTGAAGAGCTGGTACTGGATAAGGGAAAAGGAAATAAGGGAAAAGTTCTTTTTGATATTAATGGCGTAGCCGGAATGCATTCGCAAAAGATTGGCAATGCAATACGAACCATTGATACCTGGTATCCTGAGTATGCTGATTCAACAGTCGGGCCTATTGCGGTAGAACCGTACGGAGCTGTTACAACGCTGGGAAAAGCTTTTCGTACACCGAAGAACAAGTCTGATTTCTATACACTGTTTGACAACTTCTCAAGAGGTGGCAAGCTGGCCAGTATAGAAGAAGAACATTATGTTATGGCTGTTCTGGTCCGCGGCGGAGTATTCGGTGAGAGCTCCAAGGAGTAGCCGTGTATGAATTATTACTCAGAAATAACATTGCTGCCCGGTGCTGACATTGGGTTGTACCAGTTATGGAGCAAGGTTTTTACTCAGGTGCATTTGCGGCTTGTGGAATTCCAGAACCCTGATGGTAATGTGCCGATAGGTGTTGATTGGCCAGAGTACAAAGCTGATATTCCGTCTCTTGGAACTAAACTACGAATCTTTTCCAGCACCAGGGAGACGTTGGAGCAGTTTGACTTGAATGTCGTTCTTCTCCGCTTTTCGGATTATGTAAAGGTGAGTGGCATACGATCAGTACCACAGAACATCAGCTCGTACGTTGCCTATGAACGTGTTCAGAAAAAGCAAAACCCTGACAGAATCGCGAGACGACGTGCCCGAAGAAGCAACCTTGACTATACGGAAGCTCTAAGAGCAGTGGCAGAAAAAAATGCCCCAGTTATTACTCTACCATATGTTCAACTGATTAGTCTGAGCACCAAGAGAAAGTACTCTCTTTTTCTGGCCAAACGCCTTACTGAAGAACCCGGGGGAAATATTTCGTTTAATTCATTTGGCATTAATAAACATTCCACTGTCCCCTCTTTCTGAGGGGATATTTAGTTCTTTTTCAGCACTAGAGAAGGAATAGATGGTAAAAATCTCAATCTCTTGCTATGTTATTACTGTTAAGTGTTTTAACGGAGCA comes from the Spirochaeta africana DSM 8902 genome and includes:
- the cas1f gene encoding type I-F CRISPR-associated endonuclease Cas1f — protein: MEYLNNLKAILHSKRANIFYLEKCRVLMKDGRVVYLTETKKENQYFNIPVANTTVILLGMGTSITQAAVRMLASAGVLLGFSGTGGTPLLMGAEVEWMTPQSEYRPTEYVQGWLSFWFDERKRLSVAKRFQEARIEYLVKVWGKDRDLQDHQFFCDEDDIQRSLEAFRKEISGANSVESLLSSEAQLTKRLYKAAAKRTGHGKFIREREAIDSANTFLNHGNYLAYGLAATCLWVLGIPHGFAVLHGKTRRGALVFDVADIIKDAIILPWAFICAQDKLKGQEFRQHCLIQFTKHRALEHVFELVKDVAISKGNMEEQV
- the cas3f gene encoding type I-F CRISPR-associated helicase Cas3f — translated: MIVTFISQCEKKALSRTRRVLDTYASRIGSRTWQTVITMDGLAAIKKHLRKTATKNTAVACHWMRGKTRTELLWVVGNRQQFDSEGVVPVHSTQRDVFSGLTESDWDLLPQIKIVAAISALFHDWGKASELFQSKLRPSDKRKEKVLGDPVRHEWVSCFLFAEFVRSCGSTDREWLDALSDGRLDEKKIIQSVQASEKTLIEKVRHVPADLPPLASVVLYILLTHHRLPVYRGSGRSQWKGVKRGSFKELLQIISYEWSYANYLETEDQRCRLPLCFSFPHGICTDSPAWMKQIKKWSQRALERYTSFSEIINSPGFRSLIHFSRLAVMLGDHIYSSQQADPSWKTDIPLYANTEKDNSLKQKLDEHLVGVMKQALKTAHLLPRLESSMDEARDVQSLKAAARPGTKYYWQDKAVEKILAWRTEQAELLKKQDQSFGFFTVNMASTGCGKTTANAKVMQALSRDCDSLRYILALGLRTLTLQTGDEYKERLGLDETELAVLIGSKAIATLHREWHNAQQNEDSEDTVEMSSESQETLLDDHIDFACDIPEGDLRTLLQTEKDRQMLFAPVLSCTIDHMMAATETTRGGRWILPFMRLMTSDLVIDEIDDFSGTDMIAVGRLVFLAGMLGRKVMISSATITPDIAEGYFHTYHQGWTTYTASRNANETVGCCWIDEFRTVTSTVQDSDSISASRNFANHHNHFIEKRVRSLRSQRNQKGARRVGQLIQCKDLLEIGSEVEREEALFERSAQTILSLHQDNCHTDPVTGKTVSFGCVRMANIDPCVSMTKYLLGFQWPEDVCVYAMAYHSRQVLLLRNEQERHLDSVLKCKTEEPRRAAFSNLVIRKQIEKNAAANIVFVLVATPVEEVGRDHDFDWAIIEPSSYRSIIQLAGRVRRHRSTVVQKPNIAILEFNRKGLLSEGDQPVFTRPGFETDSMLLNSHSMASLVNVRDMEKGIDAVPRISRNQELKPKDSLVDLEHNSIHCSLTHYKQVPGPETMHGWHHNSFWWLTGQAQQYNYAPFRAGESQIEICDIYTEDGNYFGEWEQRNKIWLDRELVYRIDRERDSDMGYERLWLHRDYRALLERREDQYGESPGKASGVFGRLTFPKRFEGSKLLYSEQFGLVENRRE
- the csy1 gene encoding type I-F CRISPR-associated protein Csy1, whose protein sequence is MSEEVRVFFAARREAWLKSPDQRKKIKNGVSEEELEQEADEKFHPAEWCAENARRAKSLSLVTHNPKFSHPDIKIKDVNVIQVTAQQKDDGYLRTGNCEYKSDAYGDAASLAVLKFLQLEMTDGRTVLEHFERSSEELRKEIGVSAGQFAEMREQFLNITMPKSKDTTSDLLKQVYFPVGDDYHLLSLITPGGLISVLKQRIDDVRFGNGVNEARDQKRNGKFSECGYADIPNLAVIGYGGTKAQNIGQLNLGNGGKATMLMTLPPALQDRKVYPPRTNFFRNCLRVNTVEEFFDSLDHLRAIDYNNASIRSAIEHWYKKIIDQIVAQAWAIRRECTGWSYDERYSAVPLYQKLWLDEARQSERDLSEDWQQSVIENMVQWIRMTYEKRKNMKGPKFDSTEIQFMTRLASESKEGLV
- the csy2 gene encoding type I-F CRISPR-associated protein Csy2, encoding MKRLLIIPHLIVQNANAQSSPYTLGFPAMTAFLGATHAFQRILSKQYPEFQVKSTGVVCHNMELRTHKGYGDFVHSVINTANPITKDGKRPSFIEEPKCSLDITLIMEVDGMPLGSEEHKFQKTASEVLDSKMRIAGGDILAYQPMIYQSVDSEDPVTLSRFKRLLMPGYVLVERRDLMIQEMQDGNDALDALLNCMKIDHSCEQSEDGTVEWQSKRKYPGWLVPVAVGYQGVSELGRVSRQRDPTVQHRFAEAIVTLGEFVMPYRLKKVDSLLWHYESDQEKGLYFCTQTNNQK
- the csy3 gene encoding type I-F CRISPR-associated protein Csy3; protein product: MAKSKETMASVLAYEKKIVPSDARMYGTIWEARHSERKPLNIIEKSIRGTISNRLSTALKNDPSKIDAEVEKANLQKVDSCGLAMEQDTLCIEFTLKVLSGVENPSACNNVQFLETYQIAAQDYIARENFTELGKRYAVNIANGRFLWRNRFGADSVEIRVEQLGSDEHEEPMIFNAFSYSVKSFDTDDTDVQKLGNEIAKVLSGKVSHKLFRISAYAKVGLGQEVYPSEELVLDKGKGNKGKVLFDINGVAGMHSQKIGNAIRTIDTWYPEYADSTVGPIAVEPYGAVTTLGKAFRTPKNKSDFYTLFDNFSRGGKLASIEEEHYVMAVLVRGGVFGESSKE
- the cas6f gene encoding type I-F CRISPR-associated endoribonuclease Cas6/Csy4, which translates into the protein MNYYSEITLLPGADIGLYQLWSKVFTQVHLRLVEFQNPDGNVPIGVDWPEYKADIPSLGTKLRIFSSTRETLEQFDLNVVLLRFSDYVKVSGIRSVPQNISSYVAYERVQKKQNPDRIARRRARRSNLDYTEALRAVAEKNAPVITLPYVQLISLSTKRKYSLFLAKRLTEEPGGNISFNSFGINKHSTVPSF